The Pyrus communis chromosome 9, drPyrComm1.1, whole genome shotgun sequence genome has a segment encoding these proteins:
- the LOC137745425 gene encoding uncharacterized protein — protein sequence MASNSSSSSNVSNFLPIKLDPTNYPLWQAQMLTLLRSRNLVCFVDGTSKCSPAFLKDDEGKLTDTVNPEFEAWIQQDNMVLSWIKSSVHPTVLGAVIRKTSSHSAWNCLRERYHLQPTGRLLQLRSELMNTHRGDSSISEFLSRVSCLADALSLSGAPVSDSDNAAIVLNNVGPACESTVASAQDHDGAISHSDSEALLLTAERKQRMHTVFSVDARPTAPAAARGGRPGTLRGRGKGYRGISARSGMAHIPPHKRHSKEYERPLPTSELLAQRFAKNLYVKPYNKSNVDWTGRIAYADHSTYRWCAVALGEENQFPPSVNLKPICLESSEPKVEENRLALINTSLGDECGELERTSLRSPAVSIAENVLEDLVSSFKHVRNEMKCAQLKEGKPTLIARVGKVLFRRSALVNMESMRTNLCTEILKQWRRSLYTNIPVSYKERIVNEVVPKIGVDFEGEKNTYQVKLSDSTRPDATLSCKCRVKKEHGKLQLYKIELNQLRNMVVDISCATKNLDLRLMLCTKRLVTDLTDDEMQSIRDLINSAILDPDVKGGLRWPSGKDSSGDKYKVDGVWHVIANTYKNSSFRLKVRHADRFDFRTLSGEATWETSLMLKKVLSKLEEENAEASSVSEILKEDMQLIWDNFLSCERFLT from the exons atggCGTCCAACTCTTCCAGCTCTTCCAACGTTTCCAACTTTCTTCCGATTAAACTTGACCCTACCAATTACCCACTCTGGCAAGCCCAGATGCTTACCTTGCTTCGTAGCAGGAATCTCGTCTGCTTTGTTGATGGCACTAGCAAATGTTCTCCAGCCTTTCTCAAAGATGATGAGGGCAAACTTACTGATACTGTGAATCCGGAGTTTGAAGCATGGATTCAACAAGATAATATGGTTTTGTCCTGGATCAAGAGCTCTGTTCATCCCACTGTGTTGGGTGCCGTAATCCGGAAAACCAGTTCTCATTCTGCATGGAACTGTCTGCGCGAACGCTATCATCTGCAGCCCACTGGCCGTCTTCTTCAACTTCGCAGTGAGCTGATGAACACCCACCGTGGCGACTCCTCCATTTCTGAGTTTCTCAGTCGTGTCAGTTGCCTTGCTGACGCCCTCTCCTTATCCGGTGCTCCTGTTTCTGACTCAGACAATGCTGCCATTGTTCTCAACAATGTTGGCCCTGCATGTGAAAGCACCGTGGCTTCTGCTCAGGATCATGATGGAGCCATATCTCACAGTGATTCAGAGGCCCTTCTGCTCACTGCTGAGCGGAAACAAAGGATGCATACTGTCTTCTCTGTTGATGCTAGACCCACTGCTCCCGCTGCTGCTCGTGGCGGTCGTCCTGGTACCTTACGTGGTCGTGGCAAAGGCTATAGAG GCATAAGTGCTAGGTCTGGAATGGCTCACATTCCACCACACAAGCGGCACTCGAAGGAATATGAGAGGCCATTGCCGACTTCAGAGCTGCTTGCTCAACGGTTCGCAAAAAACTTATATGTCAAGCCATATAACAAGTCTAATGTGGATTGGACTGGAAGAATAGCTTATGCAGACCATTCTACATATAGATGGTGCGCCGTTGCTTTGGGTGAGGAGAACCAATTTCCGCCTTCTGTTAATCTTAAGCCCATTTGCTTGGAGTCCTCTGAGCCGAAAGTTGAAGAAAATCGTCTAGCTTTAATCAACACTAGTCTAGGTGATG AATGCGGTGAGCTGGAAAGGACTTCGCTAAGGAGCCCTGCAGTATCTATAGCAGAAAATGTGCTGGAAGACTTGGTATCTTCTTTTAAACATGTAAGGAATGAAATGAAGTGCGCACAGCTCAAAGAAGGAAAGCCTACTTTGATTGCTAGAGTGGGGAAAGTACTTTTTCGTAG GAGCGCTTTAGTTAACATGGAATCCATGAGAACAAATTTGTGTACTGAAATCTTGAAACAATGGAGACGATCATTGTACACAAACATTCCTGTTTCATATAAGGAAAGGATTGTGAACGAAGTTGTCCCGAAAATTGGAGTTGATTTCGAAGGGGAGAAAAATACATACCAAGTCAAG TTGTCTGATTCCACCAGACCAGATGCAACTCTCTCCTGCAAATGCCGTGTAAAGAAAGAACATGGAAAACTACAACTCTACAAG ATTGAACTGAATCAACTGCGTAACATGGTCGTGGACATTTCATGTGCTACCAAAAATCTGGACCTGAGACTGATGCTATGCACGAAGAGACTCGTCACAGATCTGACT GACGATGAGATGCAAAGCATTCGGGATCTGATTAATTCGGCGATTCTAGATCCAGATGTGAAGGGCGGGTTGAGATGGCCTTCGGGAAAGGATTCTTCCGGAGATAAATACAAAGTTGATGGGGTTTGGCACGTAATTGCTAATACGTATAAAAATTCATCGTTCAGACTGAAAGTCAGACATGCGGATCGATTTGATTTTAGAACCCTATCTGGGGAAGCTACTTGGGAGACAAGTCTGATGTTGAAAAAGGTCCTGTCAAAGTTAGAG GAAGAGAATGCCGAAGCCAGCTCGGTTTCTGAGATACTGAAGGAAGACATGCAGCTGATATGGGACAACTTCTTGAGCTGTGAACGTTTCCTTACATGA